Proteins encoded by one window of Halobaculum halobium:
- a CDS encoding potassium channel family protein — MHRDEPVEYEPVSVKAVLAEMKDTAELLIDLSFSAVLHGSPDLAAEVLTLESRMDVLQLQARMSVMMAARSPEDVEDLAPVLGVVGAAEKISDAAGDIAKVVLEEVGLPDAMRAALPEAVETLVRVPVTDDSSYVSQTLGGINMETETGVRVIAVRREQATGKARWITNPDRDTALGAGDTLILRGFEEGLREVYEVASGDPYESPDSPGAADAALERAVDSIVLMKNMSELAVDLAYGAVLFDSRGVAEEVAELEAEVDALKSRFEAWTLQAAARVDDPVSLRGLVHLASATEVISDAALEISEGVLRGLKAHPVVAEAVEESDEVIVRTVVTDGSALAGTTLGDQEVKTATGMRVIAVRRGDPAGRADGDETATAADESETENGEWEVSPGADTRLRPGDVLIAKGTRAGAERLTAMAGSPEEFEVD; from the coding sequence ATGCATCGAGACGAGCCCGTCGAGTACGAACCGGTGAGCGTGAAGGCCGTGTTGGCCGAGATGAAAGACACCGCGGAGCTGCTCATCGACCTGTCGTTCTCGGCGGTGCTCCACGGCAGCCCGGACCTCGCGGCGGAGGTGCTGACGCTCGAATCGCGGATGGACGTGCTCCAACTTCAGGCGCGCATGAGCGTGATGATGGCCGCGCGCTCGCCGGAGGACGTCGAGGACTTGGCGCCCGTGCTGGGCGTCGTCGGCGCCGCCGAGAAGATCAGCGACGCCGCCGGCGACATCGCGAAGGTCGTGCTCGAGGAGGTGGGACTCCCCGACGCGATGCGCGCCGCGCTGCCGGAGGCGGTTGAGACGCTCGTCCGCGTCCCCGTCACCGACGACTCCTCGTACGTCAGCCAGACGCTGGGGGGCATCAACATGGAGACCGAGACGGGCGTGCGCGTCATCGCCGTCCGCCGCGAGCAGGCGACCGGCAAGGCCCGCTGGATCACCAACCCCGACCGCGACACGGCCCTCGGCGCGGGCGACACGTTGATCCTCCGGGGGTTCGAGGAGGGATTGCGCGAGGTGTACGAAGTCGCCTCGGGCGACCCGTACGAGTCGCCCGACTCCCCGGGGGCCGCCGACGCAGCCCTCGAACGCGCCGTCGACTCCATCGTCCTGATGAAGAACATGAGCGAGCTCGCGGTCGACCTGGCGTACGGCGCCGTACTGTTCGACAGCCGCGGCGTCGCCGAGGAGGTCGCCGAGCTGGAGGCGGAAGTGGACGCCCTCAAATCGCGCTTCGAGGCGTGGACGCTCCAGGCGGCCGCTCGCGTCGATGACCCGGTCAGCCTGCGCGGACTGGTCCACCTGGCGTCGGCGACCGAGGTGATCAGCGACGCCGCCCTCGAGATCAGCGAGGGCGTTCTCCGCGGATTGAAAGCACACCCGGTCGTCGCTGAGGCCGTCGAGGAGTCCGACGAGGTCATCGTCCGCACGGTCGTCACCGACGGATCGGCGCTCGCCGGCACGACGCTCGGCGATCAGGAGGTAAAAACGGCGACGGGCATGCGCGTCATCGCCGTCCGCCGCGGCGACCCGGCCGGGCGTGCCGACGGCGACGAGACCGCGACCGCCGCTGACGAATCGGAGACTGAGAACGGCGAGTGGGAGGTCTCACCGGGCGCCGACACGCGGTTGCGTCCGGGCGACGTGCTCATCGCGAAGGGCACCCGCGCGGGCGCCGAGCGACTCACGGCGATGGCCGGCTCTCCCGAGGAGTTCGAGGTGGACTGA
- a CDS encoding proline dehydrogenase family protein has translation MIPPIASRFVAGETPAAAFDHVRRANEDDVKVILNLLGEHYHDRAAADADADAYVSLVRDIGATDLDACVSVKPSQLGIDIADEVFRENVRRIVEAADEHDVFVWCDMEDADTTDATLDAFETLAREFDGGVGQCVQANLRRTRSDLDRLADVPGKIRLVKGAYDESESIAYTDKTDVNEAYRENLKFLFKERDGGIAVGSHDPTMIALASELSAEYGADYEVQMLMGVREDEQRRLADEGVETWQYAPYGDKWLSYFYRRVRERKGNALFALRAVVGV, from the coding sequence ATGATCCCGCCCATCGCCAGCCGGTTCGTCGCGGGGGAGACGCCGGCCGCGGCGTTCGACCACGTCCGCCGCGCCAACGAGGACGACGTGAAGGTGATCCTCAACCTCCTCGGGGAGCACTACCACGACCGCGCGGCCGCCGACGCCGACGCCGACGCGTACGTCTCGCTGGTCCGCGATATCGGGGCCACCGATCTGGACGCTTGCGTCTCGGTGAAGCCGTCCCAACTCGGCATCGACATCGCCGACGAGGTGTTCCGCGAGAACGTCCGCCGGATCGTCGAGGCGGCCGACGAGCACGACGTATTCGTCTGGTGCGACATGGAAGACGCCGACACGACCGACGCGACGCTCGACGCGTTCGAGACGCTGGCCCGCGAGTTCGACGGCGGCGTTGGGCAGTGCGTGCAGGCGAACCTCCGTCGAACCCGTTCGGATCTCGACCGGCTGGCGGACGTGCCCGGGAAGATCCGGCTCGTCAAGGGCGCGTACGACGAGTCCGAGTCGATCGCCTACACCGACAAGACCGACGTGAACGAGGCGTACCGCGAGAACCTGAAGTTCCTGTTCAAAGAGCGCGACGGCGGGATCGCCGTCGGGAGCCACGACCCGACGATGATCGCCCTCGCGTCGGAGCTGTCGGCCGAGTACGGCGCCGACTACGAGGTGCAGATGCTCATGGGCGTTCGCGAGGACGAACAACGTCGCCTCGCGGACGAGGGCGTCGAGACCTGGCAGTACGCGCCGTACGGTGACAAGTGGCTCTCGTACTTCTACCGTCGCGTGCGCGAGCGCAAGGGGAACGCCCTGTTCGCCCTGCGAGCGGTCGTCGGCGTCTGA
- a CDS encoding alkaline phosphatase family protein — protein sequence MGLFDRLRGDDDPRVAFIGIDGVPHSLLEKHPSRFPNFAALADEGSAAAIDSIVPPESSACWPSLTTGVNPGETGVYGFQDREIGSYDTYVPMGRDVQATRVWDRIADNGRDATVLNVPVTFPPQRNVQRMVSGFLSPGVDKAAYPDDLRDYLESIDYRIDTNAKLGHNDDKSEFLDVSHETLDKRFEAFTHYIEQDDWDLFFGVFMTTDRVNHFLFEDYARDGEYYEEFMSFYEKVDDYVGEIRDMLPEDVTLVVASDHGFTVQDYEVEINQWLQDEGWLSFAGDDHEELGDIDDDTRAYSLIPGRLYLNLEGREPRGSVPKSEYEAVRDKLKAEIEALEGPDGTPVAKRVVEKEDAFRGDHDDIAPDLTIIPNHGFDLKAKFKSHDDGVFSTGPRNGMHSFENATLFVDEPDATITDADLLDIAPTLLELMDVEYARADFDGASLV from the coding sequence ATGGGACTATTCGATCGACTTCGCGGGGACGACGACCCCCGGGTCGCGTTCATCGGTATCGACGGGGTTCCGCACTCGCTGCTTGAGAAACATCCCAGTCGATTCCCGAACTTCGCCGCACTCGCCGATGAGGGGTCGGCCGCCGCGATCGACTCCATCGTGCCGCCGGAGTCGTCGGCGTGCTGGCCCTCGCTCACGACCGGCGTCAATCCCGGGGAGACGGGCGTGTACGGCTTCCAAGACCGCGAGATCGGGAGCTACGACACGTACGTCCCGATGGGGCGTGACGTGCAGGCGACGCGCGTCTGGGATCGGATCGCGGACAACGGCCGCGACGCGACCGTGTTGAACGTCCCGGTGACGTTCCCTCCCCAGCGCAACGTCCAGCGGATGGTCTCCGGGTTCCTCTCTCCGGGCGTCGATAAGGCGGCCTACCCGGACGACCTCCGGGACTACTTGGAGTCGATCGACTACCGGATCGACACGAACGCGAAGCTGGGGCACAACGACGACAAGTCGGAGTTCCTCGACGTCTCTCACGAGACGCTCGACAAGCGATTCGAGGCGTTCACCCACTACATCGAACAGGACGATTGGGACCTGTTCTTCGGGGTGTTCATGACGACCGACCGCGTGAACCACTTCCTGTTCGAGGACTACGCCCGCGACGGCGAGTACTACGAGGAGTTCATGTCCTTCTACGAGAAGGTCGACGACTACGTCGGCGAGATCCGCGACATGCTTCCGGAGGACGTGACGCTCGTCGTCGCCTCCGATCACGGGTTCACCGTCCAGGACTACGAAGTCGAGATCAACCAGTGGCTCCAAGACGAGGGGTGGCTCTCCTTTGCGGGCGACGACCACGAGGAACTCGGCGACATCGACGACGACACGCGCGCATACTCGCTCATCCCCGGCCGACTGTACCTCAATCTCGAGGGTCGCGAACCACGGGGGTCGGTGCCCAAGTCGGAGTACGAGGCCGTCCGCGACAAGCTGAAAGCCGAGATCGAAGCGCTCGAAGGCCCCGACGGGACGCCCGTCGCCAAGCGCGTCGTCGAGAAGGAAGACGCGTTCCGCGGCGACCACGACGACATCGCACCCGACCTGACGATCATCCCGAACCACGGCTTCGACCTGAAAGCGAAGTTCAAGTCCCACGACGACGGCGTCTTCTCGACGGGGCCGCGAAACGGGATGCACAGCTTCGAGAACGCGACGCTGTTCGTCGACGAACCCGACGCGACGATCACGGACGCGGACCTGCTCGACATCGCGCCGACCCTCCTCGAACTCATGGACGTCGAGTACGCCCGCGCCGACTTCGACGGCGCCAGCCTCGTCTGA
- a CDS encoding PaaI family thioesterase has protein sequence MHDGPTDEPDPIDADHVDLLQAFIESHGFLSWLDLTVEELERGRIVMSVPYDEKLVNPGSPVGSIHGGIAATLVDTASGFALRSTFDDPTNGSLATTDLNVTYLRPATNDLRVEAEVLRAGGSMGFTDTLVSSVAPDGEQKDVAVGRTSYRLFPDADRA, from the coding sequence ATGCACGACGGCCCGACAGACGAACCGGACCCGATCGACGCCGATCACGTCGATCTCCTGCAGGCGTTCATCGAAAGCCACGGATTCCTCTCGTGGCTCGATCTCACCGTCGAGGAGCTGGAGCGCGGCCGGATCGTCATGTCCGTTCCCTACGACGAGAAGCTGGTCAACCCCGGCTCGCCGGTCGGATCCATCCACGGTGGTATCGCGGCGACGCTGGTGGACACCGCCTCCGGATTCGCTCTGCGGTCGACGTTCGACGACCCGACGAACGGGTCGCTGGCGACGACCGACCTCAACGTCACCTACCTCCGACCCGCAACCAACGACCTCCGGGTCGAGGCGGAAGTGCTCCGGGCGGGCGGCTCGATGGGGTTCACTGACACGCTGGTCTCCAGCGTCGCCCCCGACGGCGAACAGAAAGACGTTGCCGTCGGCCGTACCTCTTACCGGCTGTTTCCGGACGCTGACCGGGCGTAA
- a CDS encoding CDP-2,3-bis-(O-geranylgeranyl)-sn-glycerol synthase, with protein sequence MVALLELVASALWAMLPAYVPNNAAVLAGGGAPIDGGRTWGGRRVLGDGKTWRGTAIGTLAGVALALALNAVAVPVGAAAGIDLPAFPPLAALALALGAMLGDIGASFIKRRSGRERGAAFPGLDQLDFVVGALALALVLAPGWVLSTFTLERLVVVLVATPLLHVATNVIAYLIGVKNEPW encoded by the coding sequence ATGGTCGCACTGCTCGAACTCGTCGCGAGCGCGCTGTGGGCGATGCTGCCGGCGTACGTCCCGAACAACGCCGCCGTGCTCGCGGGCGGCGGGGCGCCGATCGACGGCGGGCGGACGTGGGGCGGCCGCCGCGTGCTCGGGGACGGGAAAACGTGGCGAGGTACCGCGATCGGCACGCTCGCGGGCGTCGCGCTCGCGCTCGCGCTCAACGCCGTCGCCGTCCCCGTCGGCGCCGCCGCCGGCATCGACCTGCCGGCGTTCCCGCCGCTGGCGGCGCTCGCGCTCGCGCTCGGCGCGATGCTCGGCGACATCGGCGCCTCGTTCATCAAGCGCCGGTCGGGCCGCGAGCGGGGCGCCGCTTTCCCCGGGCTCGACCAACTCGACTTCGTCGTCGGCGCACTCGCGCTCGCACTCGTGCTCGCCCCCGGGTGGGTGCTCTCGACGTTCACGCTCGAACGCCTCGTCGTCGTGCTCGTCGCGACGCCCCTGTTGCACGTCGCGACGAACGTCATCGCGTACCTGATCGGCGTGAAGAACGAACCCTGGTAA
- a CDS encoding DUF502 domain-containing protein produces MSTWKRDFASGLVVITPLLVIVFVANWLYNLLSALPFVPTITPENPNPQYVAVYEFAEVITALVVFILLVFSAGYLMRTTAGRLAEGLLDDTINRVPGLRVIYNASKLAVETALTGTEDLQTPVKLEPWDGMRMTAFKTGKTTSDGREVVFMPTAPNITTGYVMEVKSEDLQETDEKVEEALTRILSAGFGEGGNGTAPPAETSVSEIDDAGNDD; encoded by the coding sequence ATGTCTACGTGGAAGCGTGATTTCGCGAGCGGGTTGGTCGTGATCACGCCGCTTCTGGTCATCGTCTTCGTCGCAAACTGGCTGTACAATCTCCTGTCGGCGCTCCCGTTCGTCCCCACGATCACACCGGAGAACCCGAACCCGCAGTACGTCGCCGTGTACGAGTTCGCCGAGGTGATCACGGCGCTCGTCGTGTTCATCCTGCTCGTGTTCTCGGCGGGATACCTCATGCGGACGACCGCCGGACGCCTCGCCGAGGGGCTCCTCGACGACACGATCAACCGCGTCCCCGGACTCCGCGTCATCTACAACGCCTCGAAGCTGGCGGTCGAAACCGCGCTCACGGGCACCGAGGACCTCCAGACGCCGGTGAAGCTGGAACCGTGGGACGGGATGCGGATGACGGCGTTCAAGACGGGGAAGACGACGAGCGACGGTCGCGAGGTCGTGTTCATGCCCACGGCGCCGAACATCACCACCGGCTACGTCATGGAGGTCAAGTCCGAGGATCTCCAAGAGACCGACGAGAAAGTCGAGGAGGCGCTCACGCGTATCCTTTCGGCCGGTTTCGGCGAGGGCGGCAACGGGACGGCACCGCCCGCCGAGACCAGTGTGAGCGAGATCGACGACGCCGGCAACGACGACTGA
- a CDS encoding MFS transporter, protein MADKGDAEPDPFDAFRQLRSVPGDVLVLSLAMFAFSLGFQATGRYLPQYLAVLGASSLALGVYGSLGNLISAVFPYPGGALSDRLGSRTSLTLFGFASTLGFLVWWAADPYRGVAVGPTNLAVVMIFLGLFLSQAWKSFGLGATFAVVKQSVAPDRLASGFAATETFRRTAFLLGPLLVAAVLSAYAFTAGFRLVLLGAAVVAAIATVAQYALYDASNDSIGKSFEGVGMVVEDLRSLPDTLGPLLVGDTLVRFANGIVYVFFVRVVVDVLAVGATLPVVGDLSPEAYFGVLLGVEMAVALLTMIPVARLARSVGLKPVVAIGFAVYAVFPAMLIFAPPDPAVLAVLFAFSGLRFAGLPAHKALIVGPAEADAGGRVTGTYYLVRNVVTIPSALVGGWIYGRSPETAFALATVVGLVGVAFFVLRGREFEAYAGA, encoded by the coding sequence ATGGCAGACAAGGGGGACGCCGAACCGGATCCGTTCGACGCGTTCCGCCAGCTGCGGTCGGTACCCGGTGACGTCCTCGTCCTGTCGCTGGCGATGTTCGCGTTCAGCCTCGGCTTCCAGGCGACGGGGCGGTACCTCCCGCAGTACCTCGCGGTCTTGGGCGCCTCCAGCCTCGCACTCGGGGTGTACGGCTCGCTCGGTAACCTCATCTCGGCGGTGTTTCCGTACCCCGGCGGCGCGCTGTCGGATCGGCTCGGCTCGCGCACGTCGCTGACGCTGTTCGGCTTCGCCTCCACGCTCGGATTTCTCGTGTGGTGGGCGGCCGACCCGTACCGCGGAGTGGCCGTCGGACCGACGAACCTCGCGGTCGTCATGATCTTCCTTGGGTTGTTCCTCTCGCAGGCGTGGAAGTCGTTCGGGCTCGGCGCCACCTTCGCCGTCGTCAAGCAGTCGGTGGCGCCGGATCGGCTCGCCTCGGGGTTCGCCGCCACGGAGACCTTCCGACGGACGGCGTTCCTCCTCGGGCCGCTGCTCGTCGCGGCCGTCCTCTCAGCGTACGCGTTCACAGCGGGGTTCCGACTCGTGCTGTTGGGCGCGGCGGTCGTCGCGGCGATCGCCACCGTGGCGCAGTACGCCCTCTACGACGCCTCGAACGACTCGATCGGAAAATCCTTCGAGGGCGTCGGTATGGTGGTCGAAGACCTCCGGTCGCTCCCGGATACGCTGGGCCCGCTGCTCGTCGGCGACACGCTGGTGCGCTTCGCCAACGGGATCGTGTACGTGTTCTTCGTGCGCGTCGTCGTGGACGTGCTCGCGGTCGGCGCGACGCTCCCCGTCGTCGGCGACCTCTCGCCGGAGGCGTACTTCGGGGTCCTCCTCGGCGTCGAGATGGCCGTCGCCCTGCTCACGATGATCCCCGTCGCGCGCCTCGCGCGCTCGGTCGGGCTCAAGCCGGTCGTCGCGATCGGGTTCGCCGTCTACGCGGTGTTCCCCGCGATGCTGATCTTCGCGCCGCCGGACCCGGCCGTGCTCGCGGTGCTGTTCGCGTTCTCCGGGCTCCGGTTCGCGGGGCTGCCAGCGCACAAGGCGCTCATCGTCGGCCCGGCCGAGGCCGACGCCGGCGGACGCGTCACGGGGACGTACTACCTCGTCCGCAACGTGGTCACCATCCCGAGCGCCCTCGTCGGCGGCTGGATCTACGGCCGCTCGCCGGAGACGGCGTTCGCGCTCGCGACGGTCGTCGGGCTCGTCGGCGTCGCGTTCTTCGTCCTGCGCGGCCGGGAGTTCGAGGCGTACGCGGGCGCGTGA
- the pyrE gene encoding orotate phosphoribosyltransferase — MTDATTDAVTDAELIAALRDAEAVLFGEFELAHGGTSDYYVDKYRFETDPTCLGLVAEAYAERVGDATLAGVALGAVPLVAATAVETGSPYVIVRKAAKEYGTGNRIEGTLDEGEEVVVLEDIATTGQSALDAVEALREAGATVNRVLVVVDREEGAAELIADHGVELESLLTATRLLEDR, encoded by the coding sequence ATGACCGACGCGACCACCGACGCCGTCACCGACGCGGAGCTGATCGCCGCGCTCCGGGACGCAGAGGCCGTGCTGTTCGGCGAATTCGAACTCGCCCACGGCGGGACGAGCGACTACTACGTCGACAAGTATCGCTTCGAGACGGACCCCACGTGCCTGGGACTCGTCGCCGAGGCGTACGCCGAACGCGTCGGCGACGCGACGCTCGCGGGCGTCGCCCTCGGCGCTGTCCCGCTCGTCGCCGCGACCGCCGTCGAGACCGGGTCGCCGTACGTCATCGTTCGGAAGGCCGCCAAGGAGTACGGCACCGGGAACCGGATCGAGGGGACCCTCGACGAGGGCGAGGAGGTCGTGGTGCTCGAGGACATCGCCACGACCGGGCAGTCCGCCCTCGACGCCGTCGAGGCGCTGCGAGAGGCGGGCGCGACCGTGAACAGGGTGCTCGTGGTCGTCGACCGCGAGGAGGGCGCCGCGGAACTGATCGCCGACCACGGCGTGGAACTGGAGTCGCTGCTGACGGCCACGCGGCTCCTCGAAGACAGGTAA
- a CDS encoding DUF7536 family protein, giving the protein MDTLSVKRNVVIGAVVGVALAVAVYVVRALELLGPVGGTREYPVLGADGFFLLLAFVLASATTLFVASALTVVAAVRALRTPEE; this is encoded by the coding sequence ATGGACACGCTATCTGTGAAGCGCAACGTCGTGATCGGGGCGGTCGTCGGCGTCGCCCTCGCGGTCGCCGTGTACGTGGTTCGGGCCCTCGAACTCCTCGGGCCGGTCGGCGGCACCCGCGAGTACCCCGTGCTCGGGGCCGACGGGTTCTTTCTGCTGCTCGCGTTCGTACTCGCGTCGGCGACGACGCTGTTCGTCGCCTCGGCGCTGACCGTCGTCGCCGCGGTCCGCGCGCTGCGGACGCCCGAGGAGTGA